A genomic stretch from Setaria viridis chromosome 1, Setaria_viridis_v4.0, whole genome shotgun sequence includes:
- the LOC117844621 gene encoding cyclic nucleotide-gated ion channel 1 — MKSTARVLDPQGPFLQTWNKIFVISCLVSVSVDSLFFYAPAVDGDNNCLYLDDKLDKIASILRSLTDIFYLLRMIFQFRTGFTASSSRVFGHGVLVDDTFEIAKQYFTTYFLVDFLAVLPLPQVFVLLVRPHLRGSEVMTEKNILTLIVICQYVPRLIRIIPLYIQITRSAGTVMDTAWPGAAFNLLVYILASHVLGALWYILAIQRQDICWREACNGQDGCDLASLYCGSSVYGNNTFLQDACPTNGDADIDPIFGIYLPVLQNVSQSTGFFEKLFYCFWWGLQNLCSYGQNLKTSTYIWENLFAVFVSTSGLVLFALLIGNVQTYLQSASGHIEEMRVKRRDTEQWMAQRLLPEDIKERILRHDQYKWQETQGVDEEDLIINLPKDLRRDVKRHLCLLLLMRVPMFENMDDQLLDAMCDRLKPMLCTEGSCIIREGDPVNEMLFIMRGTLESMTTNGGRMGFFNSNVLKGGDFCGEELLTWALDPTSGSNLPSSTRTVKTLSEVEGFALRADQLRFVATQYRRLHSKQLRHTFRFYSQQWRTWAACFIQAAWHRYCRKKMEDSLYEKERRFQAAIVSDGSSSRSLGAALYAAHFACNMVRVLRRNAARKARLLERVPSRLLQKPAEPNFFAEEE, encoded by the exons ATGAAGTCCACAGCAAGAGTTCTTGATCCTCAGGGGCCATTCTTGCAGACATGGAACAAGATATTCGTGATATCATGCCTTGTTTCAGTTTCTGTGGACTCTCTGTTCTTCTATGCCCCGGCGGTTGACGGCGACAACAACTGCTTGTATCTGGATGACAAGTTGGACAAGATAGCAAGTATCCTGCGCTCTCTCACGGATATCTTCTATTTACTCCGTATGATATTTCAGTTCAGGACAGGATTTACTGCTTCCTCTTCAAGAGTGTTTGGTCACGGTGTATTGGTTGATGACACGTTTGAAATAGCAAAGCAGTATTTTACAACATATTTTCTGGTTGATTTCTTAGCTGTTCTGCCCCTCCCTCAG GTGTTTGTGCTGTTAGTGCGACCCCATCTCCGAGGTTCTGAGGTTATGACAGAGAAAAATATACTAACGTTGATAGTCATATGCCAATATGTACCTCGACTGATCCGAATAATACCACTCTACATTCAAATCACAAGATCAGCTGGTACAGTTATGGATACAGCATGGCCGGGTGCTGCCTTTAACCTTCTAGTTTATATACTTGCCAGTCAT GTCCTTGGAGCTCTTTGGTACATTCTTGCCATTCAACGACAAGACATCTGTTGGAGAGAAGCGTGTAATGGACAAGATGGTTGTGATCTTGCGTCTTTATATTGTGGAAGTTCTGTATATGGAAATAATACTTTCTTACAAGATGCTTGCCCAACAAATGGTGATGCCGATATAGATCCAATCTTTGGAATTTACCTACCAGTTCTCCAGAATGTTTCACAGTCAACGGGTTTCTTCGAAAAATTATTCTACTGCTTTTGGTGGGGGCTACAAAATCTATG TTCGTATGGTCAAAACCTGAAAACAAGCACTTACATATGGGAGAATCTGTTTGCTGTATTTGTCTCAACATCAGGTTTAGTTTTATTTGCGCTCCTTATTGGTAATGTGCAG ACCTATTTACAGTCAGCCTCTGGGCATATAGAAGAAATGAGAGTGAAAAGACGTGACACAGAGCAATGGATGGCACAGAGACTACTTCCTGAGGATATCAAGGAACGAATACTGCGTCATGATCAATATAAATGGCAAGAAACACAAGGGGTTGATGAAGAGGACCTTATTATAAATCTTCCTAAGGACCTCAGGAGAGATGTAAAGCGTCATCTTTGTCTACTACTTCTCATGAGG GTTCCAATGTTTGAAAACATGGACGATCAGCTCTTGGACGCCATGTGTGATCGTCTAAAGCCCATGCTGTGCACAGAAGGAAGCTGCATCATTCGCGAAGGCGACCCAGTGAATGAGATGCTCTTCATCATGAGAGGAACACTAGAGAGCATGACAACGAACGGTGGGCGGATGGGCTTCTTCAACTCCAATGTTCTCAAAGGCGGCGACTTCTGCGGCGAAGAGCTCCTCACATGGGCTCTGGATCCCACATCAGGCTCAAACCTTCCCAGCTCAACCAGGACAGTGAAGACGCTGTCGGAAGTCGAAGGTTTCGCCCTGAGGGCTGATCAGTTGAGGTTTGTGGCCACTCAGTACCGGAGGCTCCACAGCAAACAGCTCCGGCACACCTTCAGATTCTACTCCCAGCAATGGAGGACCTGGGCTGCTTGCTTCATACAGGCAGCTTGGCACAGATACTgcaggaagaagatggaggatAGTTTGTATGAGAAAGAGAGGAGGTTCCAAGCGGCTATAGTGAGTGATGGCTCAAGTTCTCGCAGTCTTGGCGCAGCACTCTATGCCGCACATTTCGCTTGCAACATGGTGCGAGTGCTACGGAGAAATGCCGCACGAAAGGCCCGTTTGCTGGAAAGAGTGCCTTCAAGGCTGTTGCAGAAGCCAGCAGAACCCAACTTTTTCGCTGAAGAAGAGTGA